From the Trifolium pratense cultivar HEN17-A07 linkage group LG4, ARS_RC_1.1, whole genome shotgun sequence genome, the window tttatttaagatctgtgaatttaagttgatattagggtttcttatatgattttttgggttttcaattgCAGTTGTTGCTTTGTCACAATATGTATAACGGAATAGGGTTACAAACTCCAAGAGGGTCTGGTACCAATGGCTACATTCAGAGCAACAAGTTCTTCGTCAAGCCGAGAACTTCCAAGGTTGCTGAGAATATGAAGGGCTTTGAAGGAGATCAGGGTACTGCTGGTGTTTCCAGAAAGGCTAACAAAGAGATTCTTGAGCATGATCGTAAGCGTCAGATTCAGCTCAAACTTGTTATTCTTGAAGACAAGTTAATTGATCAGGGTTATACTGATGCTGAGATCGCTGAGAAACTCGAGGAGGCTCGCAATAGCTTGGAGGCTGCAGCTGACGAAAATGATTCTAATTTGGACAAGTGAGTTTTTGGATTTTAGATAtttgtgtatgagtatgacatatgattccaattgatgaatttgttggttctgtcattgctttaccaaaatttttgaagtgtattaattgttaattggtttttgttgtgcatagctttttgtttttgattatggagaaattatttttattggtgttattgttgttgtaggagattatatatatgattataattattaattaaagttgaatagtatgtgatcacggtcgttttgtggtcaaataataatttaaataaaaagtaatacaaggcagttaaccttggtcgtctccgaagactcacaatcggcttatctatattagaaacaattcaaaaactgtaaattatgggggggtttggtttgttaacagaacgtaagaaaaatgtgaaatttaattgatttaaaacgatcaattcattggcttaggtaactcgttcttgattctatcatatggttcacaaagaataaattcgttatatgcttatgttctggttgatttataaaaccgaattaaacaagcgttaccaattttatacgaattccattcaaacaagcgtcaaatgcgttcaactaatcataggcaatagtaaacaagcgctactaatgacagaataatatccttactgaattcaatcaacactttttgctaagcgctcaaagtttatgtcaattcctactcaatgtaatctatgcaagcgataaactaattgaataacacggtgcgaatcgaattaaagtgattaagcatcattaaatggtcccttacagtgcgtttggatgctaaaatcgacaaaataacctaagtatatgataaaatcctcatccaaacacactctaagggaccatttaactaattaagccataagtatatgataaaatatcaaatcaaatatcatcatcatcataaataaagtatcaacaacattgtggcttctctatttctttgagtcgcgataattcttcttccacatcgataacaggtattactactcttcgttttcttgtctcggatcacagattcagacatattcttctttttcttctacgctcagctttttatccgttaattgccgtcatttaaattagggtttctcatcttttttcattttgccgttcaatttgttaattgcatcagatatatatttatttatttaagatctgtgaatttaagttgatattagggtttcttatatgattttttgggttttcaattgCAGTTGTTGCTTTGTCACAATATGTATAACGGAATAGGGTTACAAACTCCAAGAGGGTCTGGTACCAATGGCTACATTCAGAGCAACAAGTTCTTCGTCAAGCCGAGAACTTCCAAGGTTGCTGAGAATATGAAGGGCTTTGAAGGAGATCAGGGTACTGCTGGTGTTTCCAGAAAGGCTAACAAAGAGATTCTTGAGCATGATCGTAAGCGTCAGATTCAGCTCAAACTTGTTATTCTTGAAGACAAGTTAATTGATCAGGGTTATACTGATGCTGAGATCGCTGAGAAACTCGAGGAGGCTCGCAATAGCTTGGAGGCTGCAGCTGACGAAAATGATTCTAATTTGGACAAGTGAGTTTTTGGATTTTAGATAtttgtgtatgagtatgacatatgattccaattgatgaatttgttggttctgtcattgctttaccaaaatttttgaagtgtattaattgttaattggtttttgttgtgcatagctttttgtttttgattatggagaaattatttttattggtgttattgttgttgtaggagattatatatatgattataattattaattaaagttgaatagtatgtgatcacggtcgttttgtggtcaaataataatttaaataaaaagtaatacaaggcagttaaccttggtcgtctccgaagactcacaatcggcttatctatattagaaacaattcaaaaactgtaaattatgggggggtttggtttgttaacagaacgtaagaaaaatgtgaaatttaattgatttaaaacgatcaattcattggcttaggtaactcgttcttgattctatcatatggttcacaaagaataaattcgttatatgcttatgttctggttgatttataaaaccgaattaaacaagcgtcaccaattttatacgaattccattcaaacaagcgtcaaatgcgttcaactaatcataggcaatagtaaacaagcgctactaatgacagaataatatccttactgaattcaatcaacactttttgctaagcgctcaaagtttatgtcaattcctactcaatgtaatctatgcaagcgataaactaattgaataacacggtgcgaatcgaattaaagtgattaagcatcattaaatggtcccttacagtgcgtttggatgctaaaatcgacaaaataacctaagtatatgataaaatcctcatccaaacacactctaagggaccatttaactaattaagccataagtatatgataaaatatcaaatcaaatatcatcatcatcataaataaagtatcaacaacattgtggcttctctatttctttgagtcgcgataattcttcttccacatcgataacaggtattactactcttcgttttcttgtctcggatcacagattcagacatattcttctttttcttctacgctcagctttttatccgttaattgccgtcatttaaattagggtttctcatcttttttcattttgccgttcaatttgttaattgcatcagatatatatttatttatttaagatctgtgaatttaagttgatattagggtttcttatatgattttttgggttttcaattgCAGTTGTTGCTTTGTCACAATATGTATAACGGAATAGGGTTACAAACTCCAAGAGGGTCTGGTACCAATGGCTACATTCAGAGCAACAAGTTCTTCGTCAAGCCGAGAACTTCCAAGGTTGCTGAGAATATGAAGGGCTTTGAAGGAGATCAGGGTACTGCTGGTGTTTCCAGAAAGGCTAACAAAGAGATTCTTGAGTATGATCGTAAGCGTCAGATTCAGCTCAAACTTGTTATTCTTGAAGACAAGTTAATTGATCAGGGTTATACTGATGCTGAGATCGCTGAGAAACTCGAGGAGGCTCGCAATAGCTTGGAGGCTGCAGCTGACGAAAATGATTCTAATTTGGACAAGTGAGTTTTTGGATTTTAGATAtttgtgtatgagtatgacatatgattccaattgatgaatttgttggttctgtcattgctttaccaaaaattttgaagtgtattaattgttaattggtttttgttgtgcatagcgttttgtttttgattatggagaaattatttttattggtgttattgttgttgtaggaggttatatatattattataattattaattaaagttgaatagtatgtgatcacggtcgtttcgtggtcaaataataatttaaataaaaagtaatacaaggcagttaaccttggtcgtctccgaagactcacaatcggcttatctatattagaaacaattcaaaaactgtaaattatgggggggtttggtttgttaacagaacgtaagaaaaatatgaaatttaattgatttaaaacgatcaattcattggcttaggtaactcgttcttgattctatcatatggttcacaaagaataaattcgttatatgcttatgttctggttgatttataaaaccgaattaaacaagcgttaccaattttatacgaaatccattcaaacaagcgtcaaatgtgttcaactaatcataggcaatagtaaacaagcgctactaatgacagaataatatccttactgaattcaatcaacactttttgctaagcgctcaaagtttatgtcaattcctattcaatgtaatctatgcaagcgataaactaattgaataacacggtgcgaatcgaattaaagtgattaagcatcattaaatggtcccttacagtgcgtttggatgctaaaatcgacaaaataacctaagtatatgataaaatcctcatccaaacacactctaagggaccatttaactaattaagccataagtatatgataaaatatcaaatcaaatatcatcatcatcataaataaagtatcaacaacattgtggcttctctatttctttgagtcgcgataattcttcttccacatcgataacaggtattactactcttcgttttcttgtctcggatcacagattcagacatattcttctttttcttctacgctcagctttttatccgttaattgccgtcatttaaattagggtttctcatcttttttcattttgccgttcaatttgttaattgcatcagatatatatttatttatttaagatctgtgaatttaagttgatattagggtttcttatatgattttttgggttttcaattgCAGTTGTTGCTTTGTCACAATATGTATAACGGAATAGGGTTACAAACTCCAAGAGGGTCTGGTACCAATGGCTACATTCAGAGCAACAAGTTCTTCGTCAAGCCGAGAACTTCCAAGGTTGCTGAGAATATGAAGGGCTTTGAAGGAGATCAGGGTACTGCTGGTGTTTCCAGAAAGGCTAACAAAGAGATTCTTGAGCATGATCGTAAGCGTCAGATTCAGCTCAAACTTGTTATTCTTGAAGACAAGTTAATTGATCAGGGTTATACTGATGCTGAGATCGCTGAGAAACTCGAGGAGGCTCGCAATAGCTTGGAGGCTGCAGCTGACGAAAATGATTCTAATTTGGACAAGTGAGTTTTTGGATTTTAGATAtttgtgtatgagtatgacatatgattccaattgatgaatttgttggttctgtcattgctttaccaaaaattttgaagtgtattaattgttaattggtttttgttgtgcatagctttttgtttttgattatggagaaattatttttattggtgttattgttgttgtaggaggttatatatattattataattattaattaaagttgaatagtatgtgatcacggtcgtttcgtggtcaaataataatttaaataaaaagtaatacaaggcagttaaccttggtcgtctccgaAGAAACACAATCGGCTTATCtatattagaaacaattcaaaaactgtaaattatgggggggtttggtttgttaacagaacgtaagaaaaatatgaaatttaattgatttaaaacgatcaattcattggcttaggtaactcgttcttgattctatcatatggttcacaaagaataaattcgttatatgcttatgttctggttgatttataaaaccgaattaaacaagcgttaccaattttatacgaattccattcaaacaagcgtcaaatgtgttcaactaatcataggcaatagtaaacaagcgctactaatgacagaataatatccttactgaattcaatcaacactttttgctaagcgctcaaagtttatgtcaattcctattcaatgtaatctatgcaagcgataaactaattgaataacacggtgcgaatcgaattaaagtgattaagcatcattaaatggtcccttacagtgcgtttggatgctaaaatcgacaaaataacctaagtatatgataaaatcctcatccaaacacactctaagggaccatttaactaattaagccataagtatatgataaaatatcaaatcaaatatcatcatcatcataaataaagtatcaacaacattgtggcttctctatttctttgagtcgcgataattcttcttccacatcgataacaggtattactactcttcgttttcttgtctcggatcacagattcagacatattcttctttttcttctacgctcagctttttatccgttaattgccgtcatttaaattagggtttctcatcttttttcattttgccgttcaatttgttaattgcatcagatatatatttatttatttaagatctgtgaatttaagttgatattagggtttcttatatgattttttgggttttcaattgTAGTTGTTGCTTTGTCACAATATGTATAACGGAATAGGGTTACAAACTCCAAGAGGGTCTGGTACCAATGGCTACATTCAGAGCAACAAGTTCTTCGTCAAGCCGAGAACTTCCAAGGTTGCTGAGAATATGAAGGGCTTTGAAGGAGATCAGGGTACTGCTGGTGTTTCCAGAAAGGCTAACAAAGAGATTCTTGAGCATGATCGTAAGCGTCAGATTCAGCTCAAACTTGTTATTCTTGAAGACAAGTTAATTGATCAGGGTTATACTGATGCTGAGATCGCTGAGAAACTCGAGGAGGCTCGCAATAGCTTGGAGGCTGCAGCTGACGAAAATGATTCTAATTTGGACAAGTGAGTTTTTGGATTTTCGATAtttgtgtatgagtatgacatatgattccaattaatgaatttgttggttctgtcattgctttaccaaaatttttgaagtgtattaattgttaattggtttttgttgtgcatagctttttgtttttgattatggagaaattatttttattggtgatattgttgttgtaggaggttatatatattattataattattaattaaagttgaatagtatgtgatcacggtcgtttcgtggtcaaataataatttaaataaaaagtaatacaaggcagttaaccttggtcgtctccgaagactcacaatcggcttatctatattagaaacaattcaaaaactgtaaattatggggaggtttggtttgttaacagaacgtaagaaaaatatgaaatttaattgatttaaaacgatcaattcattggcttaggtaactcgttcttgattctatcatatggttcacaaagaataaattcgttatatgcttatgttctggttgatttataaaaccgaattaaacaagcgttaccaattttatacgaattccattcaaacaagcgtcaaatgtgttcaactaatcacaggcaatagtaaacaagcgctactaatgacagaataatatccttactgaattcaatcaacactttttgctaagcgctcaaagtttatgtcaattcctattcaatgtaatctatgcaagcgataaactaattgaataacacggtgcgaatcgaattaaagtgattaagcatcattaaatggtcccttacagtgcgtttggatgctaaaatcgacaaaataacctaagtatataataaaatcctcatccaaacacactctaagggaccatttaactaattaagccagaagtatatgataaaatatcaaatcaaatatcatcatcatcataaataaagtatcaacaacattgtggcttctctatttctttgagtcgcgataattcttcttccacatcgataacaggtattactactcttcgttttcttgtctcggatcacagattcagacatattcttctttttcttctacgctcagctttttatccgttaattgccgtcgtttaaattagggtttctcatcttttttcattttgccgTTCAATTTCTTAATTgcatcagatatatatttatttatttaagatctgtgaatttaagttgatattagggtttcttatatgattttttgggttttcaattgCAGTTGTTGCTTTGTCACAATATGTATAACGGAATAGGGTTATAAACTCCAAGAGGGTCTGGTACCAATGGCTACATTCAGAGCAACAAGTTCTTCGTCATGCCGAGAACTTCCAAGGTTGCTGAGAATATGAAGGGCTTTGAAGGAGATCAGGGTACTGCTGGTGTTTCCAGAAAGGCTAACAAAGAGATTCTTGAGCATGATCGTAAGCGTCAGATTCAGCTCAAACTTGTTATTCTTGAAGACAAGTTAATTGATCAGGGTTATACTGATGCTAAGATCGCTGAGAAACTCGAGGAGGCTCACAATAGCTTGGAGGCTGCAGCTGACGAAAATGATTCTAATTTGGACAAGTGAGTTTTTGGATTTTAGATAtttgtgtatgagtatgacatatgattccaattgatgaatttgttggttctgtcattgctttaccaaaatttttgaagtgtattaattgttaattggtttttgttgtgcatagctttttgtttttgattatggagaaattatttttattggtgttattgttgttgtaggagattatatatatgattataactATTTATTAAAGTTGAATAGTATGTGATCACGGTCATTTCgtggtcaaataataatttaaataaaaagtaatacaaggcagttaaccttggtcgtctccgaagactcacaatcggcttatctatattagaaacaattcaaaaactgtaaattatgggggggtttggtttgttaacagaacgtaagaaaaatgtgaaatttaattgatttaaaacgatcaattcattggcttaggtaactcgttcttgattctatcatatggttcacaaagaataaattcgttatatgcttatgttctggttgatttataaaaccgaattaaacaagcgttaccaattttatacgaattccattcaaacaagcgtcaaatgcgttcaactaatcataggcaatagtaaacaagcgctactaatgacagaataatatccttactgaattcaatcaacactttttgctaagcgctcaaagtttatgtcaattcctattcaatgtaatctatgcaagcgataaactaattgaataacacggtgcggattgaattaaagtgattaagcatcattaaatggtcccttacagtgcgtttggatgctaaaatcgacaaaataacctaagtatatgataaaatcctcatccaaacacactctaagggaccatttaactaattaagccataagtatatgataaaatatcaaatcaaatatcatcatcatcgtaaataaagtatcaacaacattgtggcttctctatttctttgagtcgcgataattcttctttcacatcgataacaggtattactactcttcgttttcttgtctcggatcacagattcagacatattcttctttttcttctacgctcagctttttatccgttaattgccgtcgtttaaattaagcgttaccaattttatacgaattccattcaaacaagcgtcaaatgcgttcaactaatcataggcaatagtaaacaagcgctactaatgacagaataatatccttactgaattcaatcaacactttttgctaagcgctcaaagtttatgtcaattcctattcaatgtaatctatgcaagcgataaactaattgaataacacggtgcgaatcgaattaaagtgattaagcatcattaaatggtcccttacagtgcgtttggatgctaaaatcgacaaaataacctaagtatatgataaaatcctcatccaaacacactctaagggaccatttaactaattaagccataagtatatgataaaatatcaaatcaaatatcatcatcatcataaataaagtatcaacaacattgtggcttctctatttctttgagtcgcgataattcttcttccacatcgataacaggtattactactcttcgttttcttgtctcggatcacagattcagacatattcttcCTTTTttctacgctcagctttttatccgttaattgccgtcgtttaaattagggtttctcatcttttttcattttgccgttcaatttgttaattgcatcagatatatatttatttatttaagatctgtgaatttaagttgatattagggtttcttatatgattttttgggttttcaattgCAGTTGTTGCTTTGTCACAATATGTATAACGGAATAGGGTTACAAACTCCAAGAGGGTCTGGTACCAATGGCTACATTCAGAGCAACAAGTTCTTCGTCAAGCCGAGAACTTCCAAGGTTGCTGAGAATACGAAGGGCTTTGAAGGAGATCAGGGTACTGCTGGTGTTTCCAGAAAGGCTAACAAAGAGATTCTTGAGCATGATCGTAAGCGTCAGATTCAGCTCAAACTTGTTATTCTTGAAGACAAGTTAATTGATCAGGGTTATACTGATGCTGAGATCGCTGAGAAACTCGAGGAGGCTCGCAATAGCTTGGAGGCTGCAGCTGATGAAAATGATTCTAATTTGGACAAGTGAGTTTTTGGATTTTAGATAtttgtgtatgagtatgacatatgattccaattgatgaatttgttggttctgtcattgctttaccaaaatttttgaagtgtattaattgttaattggtttttgttgtgcatagctttttgtttttgattatggagaaattatttttattggtgttattgttgttgtaggagattatatatatgattataactATTTATTAAAGTTGAATAGTATGTGATCACGGTCATTTCgtggtcaaataataatttaaataaaaagtaatacaaggcagttaaccttggtcgtctccgaagactcacaatcggcttatctatattagaaacaattcaaaaactgtaaattatgggggggtttggtttgttaacagaacgtaagaaaaatgtgaaatttaattgatttaaaacgatcaattcattggcttaggtaactcgttcttgattctatcatatggttcacaaagaataaattcgttatatgcttatgttctggttgatttataaaaccgaattaaacaagcgttaccaattttatacgaattccattcaaacaagcgtcaaatgcgttcaactaatcataggcaatagtaaacaagcgctactaatgacagaataatatccttactgaattcaatcaacactttttgctaagcgct encodes:
- the LOC123923624 gene encoding pre-mRNA-splicing factor cwc-21-like, which encodes MYNGIGLQTPRGSGTNGYIQSNKFFVKPRTSKVAENMKGFEGDQGTAGVSRKANKEILEHDRKRQIQLKLVILEDKLIDQGYTDAEIAEKLEEARNSLEAAADENDSNLDK
- the LOC123924000 gene encoding pre-mRNA-splicing factor cwc-21-like; the encoded protein is MYNGIGLQTPRGSGTNGYIQSNKFFVKPRTSKVAENMKGFEGDQGTAGVSRKANKEILEYDRKRQIQLKLVILEDKLIDQGYTDAEIAEKLEEARNSLEAAADENDSNLDK
- the LOC123924308 gene encoding pre-mRNA-splicing factor cwc-21-like → MYNGIGLQTPRGSGTNGYIQSNKFFVKPRTSKVAENTKGFEGDQGTAGVSRKANKEILEHDRKRQIQLKLVILEDKLIDQGYTDAEIAEKLEEARNSLEAAADENDSNLDK